The nucleotide sequence GAATCATCAACAAATCAAAAAATTATAACTGAATACTAAAACTAACATTTTTAAATTAATGCCAAATTGATGTTTCTAAAAAATACTTATAAATAAAATTAATTTAAGAAAAAACATTTACAATATTAAATTTAAAATATTAATTGATAAGTATGAATGAATCCAAATTTATCGAATTAATTTTTGACACAATAAATGAATTTCAAGGAAAATTAAGTATTGGTGAATATAAAATAATTATATTAAACTTAATTTTTTTAAAATATGTTTCTGATGAATTTGAAATCAAAAATCAAGAACTTCTCGATGAAGGGATGGGATTTGAAGATGATATTGATGAATATACCTCTGAAAATATATTTTATATGCCTCTCAAAGCTCGTTGGGAATTTATTTCTAAAAAAACATATTCTGAAGAGAATGGTTACACTATTGATAATGCAATGAAATTAATTGAAGATGCCAATCCGCAATTAAAAGGTATTTTTTCAAAAAACTTTGGAAATCCCGAAATAGATAAAAAACATCTAGGAGAACTAATTGATTTATTTAATAATATCTCATTCAATGATTACTCCCCAAATGAAAGATTTTGGAGTAACATTTATGAAACATGTCTTTATAGATTCTTCCAAGCTGAAGGTAAAAAATCAAGCGAATCATACACTCCTATTGGTATAATTAAAGTATTAGTCAATATACTTAAACCAAATGCCGGTCGAGTTTATGACCCTTGTTGTGGTACTGGAGGAATGTTTATACAACTTGATAAATTCCTTGAAAATCAAAATATTCCTATTCAAAATTTCTCTTTTTACGGTCAAGAAATAAATAATGATCGATGGAAATTATCTAAATTAAATACCATTATCCATAAGCTTGATGTTGATATAGGAAGTTATTCGAGTGATACCTTAAGGACTGATATACATCCTTTAATAAAAGCAGATTATATTTTAGCAAATCCAAAATTTAACATGGACAAATGGGGTTTTGAAGAACTGCAAGATAGTCCGATGTGGAAATATGGAATCCCCCCAAAAGGAAATGCAAACTTCGCATGGATACAATATATGATTTATCATTTGTCACCAAAAGGAAAAATTGGATTAGTTCTAGCTAATGGTTCACTATCCTCAAAAGGAAAAATTAGGCAAGCTATTATTGAAGATGATTTAGTCGAATGTATTGTAGCATTACCTACACAATTATTCTATGCTGGAGGAATACCTGTTTCTCTATGGTTTTTAAATAAAGCTAAAAAACAAAAAGGTAAGACTTTATTTATTGATGCTAGTAAAATGGGAACTATGGTTTCCCGTAAATTACGTGAACTAACTGATGAGGATATAGAATTAATTGCTGATACTTTCACCAAATTTGAAGAAGGAACACTCGATGATGAAAAAGGATTCTGCAAAGTCAGTGATCTAGAAGAAATTAAAAAACACGAATTCATATTAACCCCTGGAAGATATGTAGGATTTAAACCAGAAAAAGATGATGGCATACCATTCAAAGAAAAAATGAATAAACTAACTACTGAGCTTTATGACTTAATGGACGAGTCTGAAGCACAAAATAAAAAAATAAAGAAGATTTTAAATGAAATTGAATTTAAATAATTTTTAATTCAGAAGATTTTAATGAGCATAATCAATAGTTTTTTAAAGTCGCACAAATTTGAGTTTAGTTTATTTAGATGAATTATGTGATTCCATATCTGAAACTTATGATAAAAATACTGAGAATATTGTATTAATTAATACGTCTGATGTTTTTAACGGTAAAGTTTTAAATCATGAATTTGTTCCAAATAAAGATATTAAAGGACAATTTAAAAAGTTATTTCAAAAAGGAGACATTTTATATTCAGAAATTAGACCTGCTAATAAACATTATGCTTTTGTCGATTTTGAATCAAAAGATTATGTTGCATCTACAAAACTAATGGTATTACGTCCTAAAAAAGAAAAAATAAGATCAAAATATTTATATTATATTTTAAAGAATAAAGATATTGTTAATTTTTTACAAGGTTTGGCCGAATCAAGATCAGGAACATTTCCACAAATAACTTTCTCTGAATTATCAACAATTGATATTGATTTACCATCTCTTGAAAATCAAGATATTATTGTAGAAATTATAGATACTATTGAATCAAAGATTGAAAATTTAGAAAAGATAAATAAAAATTTACATTTATTATCAAAAAATATTTTTAAATATTACATGGAAGATTTCTGCCCTTTTTTAGAAAATGGGATGCAAAATTCTGAATTAGGCAATATACCAATAGATTGGAAAGTTCATGATTTTAATTCAATAGCAGATATTTTTAATGGATATTCCTATAAAGGGAATGAATTACAGCCTTCAAATTCTGCTATGGCAACTATTAAAAATTTTAATCGTGATGGTAGTTTTAGAAGTGATGGATTTAAAGAGATTGTTTATTCAGAAAAAATTAAAGAACAACATTTTGTTAATGAAAATGATGTTTTAGTGTCTTGTACTGACGTTACTCAAGATGCAGACATTATTGGTAATTGTGTTTTATTATTGGATAAACGGGGCTACAATGAAGTAATTATGTCTATGGATTTAGTGAAAGTTGAATCTAAAATTCCTGAGATTAATAATTTTTTATTAGCGGCTATTTTAAAAAGTTATAGATTTAAAATGCATATTTTAGGTTATGTAAATGGCACTACTGTTCTTCATTTGGATAAAAAAGGAATTAAAAAATTTAGATTAGCATTACCTTCTGATTTATCTATTTTAAAAGATCTTAGCAACATCATGGAACAAATATATAATCAAATTTCAATTAATATGAAAGAGATTAATAATTTAACAAAATTACGTGACACTTTACTTCCAAAGTTAATGTCCGGTGAGATTGATGTCTCGAAGATAAATTGTGACATGCCTCCCAAGACACAAGAGAATTGTATTAATAATTTTACATCGCTACAACAAAATAAATTAGTAGAGGTGATAATATGAAAACTAAAATTATTTCAAAAATCCAAAATCAAATGAAACCTTACTTAAATCAAGGACAATACATCAAATTAACCAATTCATTATTAAATTCACTTCAAGACATAGATATAATTGATAACAATAATGAATTAAGTGAAATAGATAATTTTAAACTACTAAAACTTTTTTTATCCGCTAAACAAGTCGAAGGCTGCTCTAAAAAAACAATAAAATATTACCAAACCACAATTGAAAAAATGTTAATAACCATTAAAAAACAAGTTTATAACATTAATACTGATGATTTAAGAAAATACCTTTTCGAACACAAAAATGAAAGACATTCTTCAAAAACAACAATAGACAATATAAGAAGAATTTTTTCAAGTTTCTTTTCATGGTTAGAAGATGAAGATTATATCATAAAAAATCCAGTTAGACGAATTCATAGAGTAAAAACTGGAAGAGTTGTAAAAGAAGTATTAACTGATGAAAATTTAGAAGTTTTAAGAGACAATTGTGAAGAAATAAGAGATCTTGCAATGGTTGAACTTCTAACTTCAACAGGAATAAGAGTTGGGGAATTAGTACGATTAAATATAGAAGACATTGATTTTTATGAACGAGAATGTGTTGTATTTGGAAAAGGAGAAAGTGAACGAATTGTATATTTTGATGCAAGAACAAAAATACATTTACTCGAATACTTACAATCAAGAATTGATGAAAATCCAGCATTATTTGTTTCATTAAACAGCCCATATGACCGATTAGGAATTAGTGGAGTAGAAACAAGATTAAGAGAACTTGGAAATAAATGCAACATTAACAAAGTGCACCCCCACAAATTTAGAAGAACAATGGCAACAAATGCAATTGATAAAGGAATGCCAATAGAACAAGTACAAAAATTATTAGGCCATGTTCAAATTGATACCACCATGCAATATGCAATGGTTAATCAGAGCAATGTAAAATTAGCCCATAGGAAATTTATTGGATAAATTATTGTTTAGTTTTCTGATAATCTTATAAATTATTTATATAACATTGTTATAATTAATATCAATAACGCTCAAATTAATGTTAAAATTAAAAAATAAGAACAAATAGCTATTTTGTATAAAAAATATAAAAAAAGAATAATAGTAACAACCATTATTCTAAATCACAATTTATCTTTGAGACATCAATTTCACCAGACATTAATTTAGGAAGTAAAGTATCCCTTAAATTAGTTAAATATTCAATTTCAAAATAATTATTAGATATTTTATCATAAATTTCTTTAAATGGTAATTTTTCAATTATTTCAATTGGAGGCACAACTAATTCTAAATTAGCGATGATATCTTTACTTAAATTCTGCTGTACTGATCCACTAGCTAAGTTTTCAATTTCTTTTTGATTAAATAATAAAAATAAATATAAAAACAAAGTCTTATTAAAATCATTACAAATCATTGCACAGCATGCTTGGTTAGTTGTCGCTTCATGTTTAAGCAAACCAATACGTGCAGCAGTTCCTTTTCCATATAACGCCATAATAATACTGTTAATTGGCAATAATTTTGCTGAACTATTTTTTAATCCTAATTCAGTAATATGTTCTTCACTTTTAATTATAATATTATTGTTAATTTCACCAGTTTTTAACCATGGAATAGTACCATTATCCCAATAATCTGGTTCTCCACGTTTTGGAGTACCTCCATTCTTCATATCATCTACAAATTCTTCAATTAATTGAACAGACCAATTTTCAGGTATTTCACCAAGAGTAGTTGATATAAAATTGCCTTGGGAATAAGGTTCAAAATCAATGAAATGATATCTATAAATTGATTTAGCTAACTCTTGTAAATTTTTATTTATTTTCTCATTGATTCCAATTTTTTTATCAATCAAACTCAAATAATATACTATTTTTTGTTGAACATCTAATGGAGGTAATTTTAAAGGTATTTCTTCAATTACTGCTCTTTTTGAAATATTAACTTGGACAGAACCAGTAGAACGTGAAACTAATGAATTATAACCTTCATAAGAACTAAAAAAATACTTTAAAAATTCTGGAAGAATTAAATCCTTATTTACTCTTAAAGTTAATAAAGCTTGGCTAATAATTCCCTTTGGGTCATCATGTTTAATTATTGAAACTTTACCCACCGTACCTGAACAACTAATAATTAAATCATCAGGATAAGTTGTAAAACGTTTTAATGATTGATATTTTTCTTCATCAATAAAATACCTAAAAATTCTATTATCATATATTGCATTTTGTTGTTCATAAACAGGAATACCCTCAGATTTCATTTCAGCTCTTTTTAATGCAGACCCAAACGGTCCTCTAATGTATCCTTTCTCTGATAAAACATCCTTAAGAACAACATCATTCCATTCTAAACTCAAATTTACCACTCCTTTTTAAAAAAAATTCTAAATTCAAATCTAGAATTCGAAACCAATCTCCTTTAAACTTTGACGAATCTTAGCTTCAAGCTCATTAGATTCTTTAAATAATCCATCAAGTTCACTAGTCAATGTTTTCATCTTCTCTTCAAATGGAATCCCATCATCTTCTTCAGGTTTAAATCCTACATAACGTCCAGGAGTCAATATGAAGTCATGTTTTTTAATTTCATCCAAATCACTTACTTTACAGAATCCTTTTTCGTCTTCAAGTGTTCCTTCTTCAAATTTAGTGAAAGTATCAGCAATTAAATCAATATCCTCATCAGTCAGCTCACGAAGTTTTCTTGAAACCATTGTTCCCATTTCACGTGCATCGATAAAGAGAGTTTTACCTTTCTGTTTCTTGTCACGATTTAAAAACCACAGACAAACTGGTATTCCAGTAGTATAGAACAGTTGTGTTGGCAATGCTACAATACATTCCACCAAATCATCTTCAACAATAGCTTGTCTTATTTTCCCCTCACCAGAAGTGGTGGAAGACAGTGACCCGTTAGCCAATACAAGCCCTATTTTTCCTTTTGGTGATAAATGATGTATCATATGCTGCATCCATGCGAAGTTTGCATTTCCTTTTGGAGGAATACCATATTTCCACCTCACATCATCCTGCAGCTGTTCCTGACCCCATTTTTTAAGGTTGAACGGAGGATTTGCCATTACAAAATCAGCCTTTAATGTCGGATGCAAGTCATTCATAAAAGTATCTTCCTGATGTTCTCCAAGGTCTGCTTCAAGTCCACGAATAGCTAAGTTCATTTTAGCCATTTTCCATGTGGTAGGGTTTGATTCCTGACCATAAATTGATATTTTTTTTATGTTACCGCTGTGGTTTTCTATGAAATGCTTGGACTGGACAAACATTCCCCCTGAACCGCAGCACGGGTCGTATACACGCCCATCATAAGGTTTTAAAACTGAAACAAGTGTTTTTACAACACATGCAGGAGTATAGAACTCACCTGCCTTTTTACCTTCAGTTTCTGCAAACATACTTAAGCAGTATTCATAAGTACGTCCAAGAATATCTTTTTTATCCCCTTTATCAGACATCTGGACATTTGTAAAGATATCAATTACTGCACCAAGTTTCTTTTTATCAAGTTCCGGCCGTGAGAAGTTTTTAGGTAGAATCCCCTTAAGGGATTTGTTTTTATCTTCAATGGCTTTCATTGCATTATCAATTGTCACACCATTTTCTGCAGTGTTTGCCTTCTCAGCAATTTTATCCCAACGAGCTTCAGGAGGAACAAAAAATATGTTTTCTGATGTGTATTCATCAATATCTTCTTCAAATCCTGCACCTTCATCTACCAGTTCCTGATATCTTTCTTCAAATTTATCTGAGAGATATTTTAAAAAGATTAATCCCAGTACTACATGTTTGTATTCTGCCGCATCCATTGAACCTCTCAGTTCATCAGCTGCGTCCCATATTTGCTTTTCAAAACCTATTTCTGACGTATTTTCTTTTGCCATTAAATCACCTATGCTGATTCATCTACCCATAATTCGCATTGTGCGATAACTTTTTCAAGTGCTCCCGCCATTTCTTTTGGAGGATAATCATATTTTTTAAGCAGTCTTTTTACAGTTCTTCTCATGTTTGCTCTTGCTGATTCTTTTTTCTGCCAGTCTATTGTTCTGTTTCTTCTTAACGAATCTGTAAGCTCCTGCGTAATTTTAATTAAAGTTTCATCATCGTAGAAGTCGTGGATATTCTGAGGAAGAGCAATCGCATTGTAAAATGCCAGTTCCTCTTCACTAAGGCCTAATTTTTCTCCTTCCAAGTGAGCATCACGCAGTAATTTCGCAATTTTGATTAACTCTTCTATAACCTCATCGTTTGTAATGTGGCCGTTAATGTAACTGTTCATAGTCTGTTTCAGCAAGTCTGAAAATTCCTCTGATTTTACGATATTGGTTCTTTTATATCCTTTTACCTGGTCATTGAGCAGTTTTTCTAAAAGAGAAATTGTCATGTTTGATGACTCCATTGCCCTCACTTTATCTAAAAATTCAGGATCAAAAAGAGAAACTTCATCACTGACGTTGATGACATTAATTACTCCAGTGCTTTTTATTGACTGGTTGAGCAGTTCTGTAATCTGTTTGTTGATTTCAGATAAAGATAATTTTTCTTTTGAAGAAACTTTAACAAGCACTGTCCTTACCGCTTCAAAAAATGCGGCTTCAAATCTTTCTTTTTCCTTAGCTCTGCTTCTGCAGAGTGACAGCCATTTCTTTAAAAGCAATGCTTCTTTTAAAAACGAATCCTTATTATCTTTGTGAGATAAATCTTCCATGAAGTTTACACCACCAGTGATGACTTTTGATCTTTCCAGATTACTGTCACCGAAGAATTTGGAGTAATCAAATCCATGGAATCTATCACGACAGACTTCAAGCTTTTCCTGAAATTTCGGATATGCTATATTGTCAACGTCCATATCTCCGTAATTTTTATTGTCCCTTTCTGTATATTCACTCATTGCTTTTTTAAGCTCTGATGCAATTCCGATATAATCAACAATGAGTCCACCTTTTTTATCCTTAAATACCCGGTTTACACGAGCAATTGCCTGCATTAAATTGTGTCCTTTCATAGGTTTGTAGACATACATTGTTGCAAGTGAAGGCACGTCAAATCCTGTAAGCCACATGTCAACTACAATAGCTATTTTCATAGGGTCTTCATCATCCTTGAATTTCTTTTCAAGTTCCTTTTTATAGGATTTATCCCCAATGATTTCATGCCATTCTTCAGGATCCTTATTGGAACCGCTCATGACCACTTTTACCTTTTCATCCCAATCTGGTCTGAGTTCCAGTATTTTTTCATACATTTTAATGGCAATTGACCTAGAATATGCTACAATCATTGCTTTACCTGTCAATTCTATAGCCCTGTTGTCTTCATAATGATGCACAATGTCTGTACAAATATCATCAATGATTTCCGGTGCGCCAAGCAATGATTCCATTTTACTTAGCTCACGTTTGCTTCTCTCGATATTGTATTCTTCAGCCTGCTGTCTTAACTCCCAGTATTTATCATCGATTTTTTGCAAAATTGTCTCATCAAGTTTTATCTCAGCAATACGGCTTTCATAGCTTATAGGTACTGTTGCACCGTCTTCTACTGACTGTGTCATGTCGTAAATGTCAATGTAGTTTCCGAAAACTTCACGTGTGCTTTTATCTGACCTTGAAATTGGCGTTCCTGTAAATCCAATATAAGTTGCATTTGGAAGTGCATTACGTATTCTTCTTGCAGCACCAATCTTGATTTCACCTGTTTCTGGATTTACTGTCTCTTCAAGACCATACTGGCTGCGGTGCGCTTCATCGGATATTACAATAACATCATCCCTATCTGTTAGAGATTCATCATAATCATCGAATTTCTGCATTGTTGTGAAAAATATTCCATTAGCCTGCCTGTCCTTAAGCAAATCCTTTAGATTTTTCATGCTTGTGGCCTGTTTTGGAGTTTGTCTTAAAAAGTCACCGCATTTTGTAAATTGTGCAAATAACTGATCATCCAAATCGTTCCTATCCGTTATTACAACAAAAGTTGGACTTTCAAGTCTTTGCTGGAGCTTGTTTACATAAAATACCATTGACAGGCTTTTTCCACTACCCTGAGTGTGCCAAAATACTCCCGCCTTGTGGTCACTTTCAATAGCTTTAACGGTAGACTCAACAGCCTTGTTTACCGCAAAGTATTGGTGATACGCCCCTAAAATCTTTACTTTATTAGCTGAATCGTTGGAAAATGTTATAAAATTCTTTAAGATATCCAAGAATCTGTTTTTCTCAAATATTCCTTCAAAAAATGTTGTAAAATCAGCCCATTGTGTTGACTCATAACTTCCATCAGTTGTTTTCCATTCCATGAATCTGTCTTCATTTGCAGTGATTGTTCCTGCCTTTGATATTGACAAATCACTCATAACACAAAAGGCATTGTAATTAAATAGAACAGGAATAACCTGCATATATTTTTTAAGCTGAGTATATGCTTCAGAAGTATCAGTATCATCTCTTGAAGGAGATTTCAGCTCACAAACAACCAACGGCAAACCGTTTACAAACACAACAACATCAGGTATTTTGGTTTCCTTATCAACAACAGTCCACTGATTGATAACCGTAAACAAATTTGAGTCGATATTGTCATAATCAATCAGTTTAACGTGAGTGGACTCCTCTTTTCCGTCACGCCAATAGCTTACGTTAATACCATTTTGAAGATATCCCATAAACTTGTTGTTAATCTCTTCCAGTGACCCAATACCCAAATCCTGGATGTTTTCAATAGCTTTATCCACAGCTTCACGATCTAAGGATTTGTTGATACTGTATAAATTATCCAGATCATGAACAAAAAGAGGATTTTTGTGTTCTCTATCTATGTCAGGACCATAATAATTACTGTAACCCAATGATTGGAACAGCTCCATTATGGATTTTTCATATGCTTCTTCATTATAGATTGAAATTTTAATCAACTCCAAACAATTTAACAAACTGGCTACAAGATTGCTTTAATAATAGTTTTATCACAATTATATATTAAATTTATTAAAAATACCTGATTAGAAGAGAATAACATTAACGGTTGAAAATTTTAAAAATAAGCTAAAAATTAGATGAGGACATATATCCCATAATAAATAAAAGTGAAAAACACTTAAAAATAAAAAAATAGTAAAATAGATTAATAATTATTTAGATTAACCTTTTTACTAGCTAAATATTTACCCATATCATAATCAGCTAAAGTCCATACCCTCAGATAATCACCTTTAGGGATTAGACCATCATGAGCTAAAGTTTCCACATAGAAATAAATTGGACTGTAAGCTATTTTAAATCCGGATTTTACCTTCTTGGTTTCAGTATAAGTTACTTTCTTTTTCAATTTTGCATAAGTCTTTAGAACTCTACCATCATCAGATTCAACGGTTTTGGATCCATACCATTCCCAACCCTGATTATAATATTTATTTAATGAATAATCATAATGAGTTGTATCTGACCAGTCATAGTTTGAAACTACCTTATATGAAAGAACCTTTTTGTAAACCCATTTTGTTTTTTTAACTTTAACAGTTTTATAATTTGGTGCCTTATACGGATAGCTTCCTATTTTAATTTTCACAGTTGAATCCTTACCATTCAATTTTGCATTAATTAACTTTTTATATTGGCTATAAGATAGTTTACATGAGTATTTACCTGCTTTAAAAATATAATAACTTTTAGCTTTCTTAACAACAGCTTTAGAAGATACTGATTTTGAATTATAATTTTTTGAAGAAAATACGGCCTTATACATATATGTTTTATCTTTAGTTAACTTGATTTTCTTGTATGCAACACCGCTATCCACTTTAACTTTGTATGATTTGCCATTTATTGTGAATTTAACTGTACCTTCATCAATTGTGCATCCATCATTATCTTTAACAGCAGCTTTTAATGTAGTATATGATTTTGTATCTGAAATTACCTTATTTGCAGTCAATTTTACAGGTGCCTTTTTGATATTTAGATTTATTACAACTGATTTGGCCTTATAAGAGGCGGACTTGCCCAAATCAACAGTAAATTTGTACTTTCCAGCAGTTTCATAAATATTGAAAAGACAAACCCCGTCATCATCAGTATAATCATTATATACAATTTTACCTGCATTGTTTTTTATCTGAATCGGAATATTTGATTTTTCATCAGTATTTGTTTTAACTTTAACAGTTAACGGATTCATAGAGTTATAATAAGAATTATAATCCTTAACAATAATTTCTGAATTATAAGGCTCTTCGATATCTGACAATAACTCATCGTTATTAATTCCAACATCCGTTGCATTTTCATTAGCTGAAACAACAGAAATTGACAGTAACATGATAAAAATCGATAGTGCAAATATTATCTTTTTATCCATAATATCACCCAATTAAACTATATTATCATATTTAATTTGAAAATATATAAATCATCAATAAAAAGGGACTAATCTGAATAAAAAAACGTAATGGTAAATCATACCACCATCTCTTCAAAACAATTACTCATGACTATAATATAATAGTGTGGTTAAAAAGACATAAACTGTTAACATTAACATTTGAAATTTGAAAAAACAGACCTAAATCAATGTGAGGATATATATCCCCCACTAAAAATCAGACTCAAAAATACAAAACGTTAACGTTAAAGTAAAATGCGATTAAAATAATGCAACAAGGCATCACCAAATAGCTAAAAAAAAGTAAATAAAGTAATGGTAAATTATACCATTACCGGTTCGCCACGTTCCCATCTGTCTCTTGCATCACGCACATCGGCATAACTGCTTCCAACACCCTGACCGTGCTGTCCGTCCGGATCAACAATGACTCCTTCATCATTATAATAAACATTGACTTCCGGATCATAATGAAGTCCGCTGCCACCTGATGATGAGGATGAAGACTGGCTGGACTGGGATGAAGCGGTCTCCTGAACAGCTTCTTTTTCAATTACAAGTTTTTGAGTTGTACTGTTAGCCGTGAAATTCTCATTTCCTGAAAATGTTGCATTTACAGTGTAATTGCCCGCATCCAGATTCAAGGGCATGCTGGCATTACCATCGGAATCTGTTTTTAAGGAATCCTCCAATACAACATTGCCGCTGTCATCAGTTACTGTAATCTTAACTCCTGCACTTATTGCAGCATTGTTTAAATCAGTCAGCTTAACCGTGAGATTATCCCCTTCATACAAAGTCTTGTTGCTTGTAATAGCTATTTTTGAATCATTTTGAGCATTCATTAACGGCATTGACATCACAAGCATTGCCGCAGCAAGAATAACTACCACAATAATCAGAATAGCAATAATAATCTTATTTTTTTCCATAATAATCCTATATACTGTAAATGCTATATAATTTGTGTTTAATGGCTGTTAAAAACCCATTTACCTAAATCAGCACTGACATTTCATATGCCAAATTGCATTTTGAAAATTTAAATCAATTCATTTAATAAAATAAGAATTATAATCAAATTATTTTACTTTTTAAGATGTAAGTGAGTACTTGCATTCGAAAAACTTTATATATGACCTTGTTCAAAGAATTAATTGTGCAAAGAGGTGTTAAAAACACTTCACTACGCAAGGTGATATAATGAAACTCAAAAACAAAATTTTTGCAATACTCGCAATCTTCT is from uncultured Methanobrevibacter sp. and encodes:
- a CDS encoding type I restriction endonuclease subunit R, yielding MIKISIYNEEAYEKSIMELFQSLGYSNYYGPDIDREHKNPLFVHDLDNLYSINKSLDREAVDKAIENIQDLGIGSLEEINNKFMGYLQNGINVSYWRDGKEESTHVKLIDYDNIDSNLFTVINQWTVVDKETKIPDVVVFVNGLPLVVCELKSPSRDDTDTSEAYTQLKKYMQVIPVLFNYNAFCVMSDLSISKAGTITANEDRFMEWKTTDGSYESTQWADFTTFFEGIFEKNRFLDILKNFITFSNDSANKVKILGAYHQYFAVNKAVESTVKAIESDHKAGVFWHTQGSGKSLSMVFYVNKLQQRLESPTFVVITDRNDLDDQLFAQFTKCGDFLRQTPKQATSMKNLKDLLKDRQANGIFFTTMQKFDDYDESLTDRDDVIVISDEAHRSQYGLEETVNPETGEIKIGAARRIRNALPNATYIGFTGTPISRSDKSTREVFGNYIDIYDMTQSVEDGATVPISYESRIAEIKLDETILQKIDDKYWELRQQAEEYNIERSKRELSKMESLLGAPEIIDDICTDIVHHYEDNRAIELTGKAMIVAYSRSIAIKMYEKILELRPDWDEKVKVVMSGSNKDPEEWHEIIGDKSYKKELEKKFKDDEDPMKIAIVVDMWLTGFDVPSLATMYVYKPMKGHNLMQAIARVNRVFKDKKGGLIVDYIGIASELKKAMSEYTERDNKNYGDMDVDNIAYPKFQEKLEVCRDRFHGFDYSKFFGDSNLERSKVITGGVNFMEDLSHKDNKDSFLKEALLLKKWLSLCRSRAKEKERFEAAFFEAVRTVLVKVSSKEKLSLSEINKQITELLNQSIKSTGVINVINVSDEVSLFDPEFLDKVRAMESSNMTISLLEKLLNDQVKGYKRTNIVKSEEFSDLLKQTMNSYINGHITNDEVIEELIKIAKLLRDAHLEGEKLGLSEEELAFYNAIALPQNIHDFYDDETLIKITQELTDSLRRNRTIDWQKKESARANMRRTVKRLLKKYDYPPKEMAGALEKVIAQCELWVDESA
- a CDS encoding Ig-like domain-containing protein — protein: MEKNKIIIAILIIVVVILAAAMLVMSMPLMNAQNDSKIAITSNKTLYEGDNLTVKLTDLNNAAISAGVKITVTDDSGNVVLEDSLKTDSDGNASMPLNLDAGNYTVNATFSGNENFTANSTTQKLVIEKEAVQETASSQSSQSSSSSSGGSGLHYDPEVNVYYNDEGVIVDPDGQHGQGVGSSYADVRDARDRWERGEPVMV